Proteins encoded within one genomic window of Paludisphaera mucosa:
- a CDS encoding choice-of-anchor R domain-containing protein yields MGLLLVESEAEAATIYSTLGPNDSFNRNASSAIYGQGVQGSDHYSVAERFTVGGSSDFLFTSAELGVYSRSGTASLGVVLMEDLGGLPGETLESLSIEVGPDVRLHTVTSTLNPLLEAGHSYWLAAVPTRDFNGGWYGNSEGIIGRQGIDYLDFNIGWLAISATSGAFRISGNAAAVPEPSTLAMWATAAAMTGSIVLRRRRV; encoded by the coding sequence TTGGGGCTTCTGCTCGTCGAATCCGAGGCCGAGGCCGCGACCATCTATTCCACCCTCGGTCCGAATGACTCGTTTAACAGAAACGCCTCGTCGGCGATTTATGGTCAGGGCGTCCAGGGCAGCGATCACTACAGCGTTGCGGAGCGTTTTACGGTGGGGGGGTCGAGCGACTTCCTGTTCACGTCTGCGGAGCTGGGCGTCTACAGTCGCTCGGGAACTGCATCATTAGGTGTGGTGCTCATGGAAGACCTCGGTGGCCTGCCTGGGGAAACCCTCGAGTCCCTGTCGATCGAGGTCGGTCCGGACGTGCGTCTTCACACGGTCACTTCCACACTCAATCCGCTCCTGGAGGCGGGCCATTCCTATTGGTTGGCGGCCGTGCCTACCAGGGATTTCAATGGTGGGTGGTATGGGAATTCCGAAGGAATCATAGGTCGCCAGGGGATCGACTACCTCGATTTCAACATAGGGTGGCTTGCGATCAGTGCCACCTCCGGCGCTTTCCGAATCTCGGGAAATGCTGCCGCCGTCCCCGAGCCTTCGACCCTGGCGATGTGGGCGACGGCCGCCGCGATGACTGGTTCGATCGTCCTCCGACGTCGTCGCGTCTGA